The following proteins are encoded in a genomic region of Galbibacter sp. BG1:
- a CDS encoding sigma 54-interacting transcriptional regulator produces the protein MQIEKIKTLGALKASGYQSKSIKDELRDNLIKKIQDGETTFEGIHGYESTVIPELERAILSKHNINLLGLRGQAKTRLARLMVKLLDEWIPVVEGSEINDDPLKPLSRYAMETIKEKADETPIIWIHREERFFEKLATPDVTVADLIGDVDPIKAANLKLSYADDRVIHYGMIPRANRSIFVINELPDLQARIQVALFNILQEGDIQIRGFKLRLPMDMQFIFTANPEDYTNRGSIVTPLKDRIGSQILTHYPETIEIAKKITKQEAKVEEEQKSNIYVPELVYDLLEQIGFEARNSEYIDHKSGISARLSITAFENLMSTAERRMLKNKEEKTAIRLSDFMGVIPAITGKVELVYEGEQEGAAFVAQQLLGEAIKTMFPQYFPKIDKLERPNAPSPYDAVINWFFEGSGFELLDDVTDKEYKKHLDEISPLEDLIKKHQPEIEPEDAYFLKEFLLWGLVEFKKLSKHRFTEGYQFKDPYGSYISGL, from the coding sequence ATGCAAATAGAAAAAATTAAAACCTTAGGAGCTTTGAAAGCCTCCGGATATCAATCAAAATCCATAAAAGATGAATTACGTGACAACCTGATAAAAAAAATTCAAGATGGGGAAACCACTTTTGAAGGGATTCACGGTTACGAAAGCACGGTGATACCAGAATTGGAAAGAGCCATACTTTCCAAACACAATATCAATCTTTTGGGATTGCGCGGGCAAGCAAAAACAAGGCTGGCACGACTCATGGTAAAGCTTTTGGATGAATGGATTCCAGTTGTGGAAGGTTCAGAAATAAATGATGATCCCCTAAAACCATTATCACGGTATGCCATGGAGACTATAAAGGAAAAAGCGGATGAAACCCCAATAATTTGGATCCATAGAGAGGAACGTTTTTTCGAAAAGTTAGCAACGCCAGATGTTACGGTAGCCGATTTAATTGGGGACGTGGATCCCATAAAAGCGGCCAACTTAAAACTTTCCTATGCCGATGATCGGGTAATTCATTACGGAATGATTCCTAGAGCAAACAGAAGCATTTTTGTAATTAACGAATTGCCAGATTTACAAGCAAGAATCCAAGTAGCGCTTTTTAACATCCTTCAAGAGGGAGATATTCAAATTAGAGGGTTTAAATTAAGGCTGCCCATGGATATGCAATTTATTTTTACGGCAAATCCAGAAGATTATACCAATCGTGGTAGTATCGTAACGCCGCTAAAAGACAGAATTGGCTCGCAGATATTAACCCATTATCCCGAAACCATAGAAATCGCCAAAAAAATAACAAAACAAGAAGCTAAAGTTGAAGAAGAGCAAAAATCGAACATCTATGTTCCAGAATTGGTTTACGATCTACTGGAGCAAATAGGTTTCGAAGCCAGAAATAGCGAATATATAGACCATAAAAGCGGAATAAGTGCGCGGTTGAGTATTACCGCCTTCGAAAACTTAATGAGTACCGCCGAGCGAAGAATGCTAAAAAATAAGGAAGAAAAGACCGCTATTCGGTTAAGTGATTTTATGGGGGTAATTCCAGCCATAACGGGAAAGGTAGAATTGGTTTACGAAGGAGAACAGGAAGGAGCAGCTTTCGTCGCTCAGCAATTATTGGGAGAAGCCATTAAAACGATGTTTCCGCAATATTTCCCTAAAATAGATAAGTTGGAGCGTCCCAATGCACCCAGTCCATACGATGCAGTTATAAATTGGTTTTTTGAAGGCAGTGGTTTTGAACTGCTGGACGATGTAACTGATAAGGAATATAAAAAGCATCTAGACGAAATAAGCCCTTTGGAAGACTTAATTAAAAAACATCAACCAGAAATCGAGCCTGAAGATGCGTATTTCTTAAAGGAATTTCTCCTATGGGGACTGGTGGAATTTAAAAAATTAAGCAAACACCGTTTTACGGAAGGCTACCAATTTAAAGATCCGTACGGAAGCTATATAAGTGGCTTGTAG
- a CDS encoding DUF349 domain-containing protein: MLEEKNDNLQPDADGNEQSNIETPQESSEKIPAVEVENEVEEEQEEDPQNEIDESNAEDAEDEGHKDRHEIPMLDYHAMSMEALVEEMERLLKKEKVQAIKRHVDQIKSEFDLKFQELLEQKKEDFINEGGNEIDFVYSTTAKKKFNELYGEYKEKRNQYYKNLENRLNANLENRLEIIEELKGLINVEENINDTYKHFKELQERWRNAGPIPRVSYNDVWRTYHHHVEIFYDFLDLNRDLRDLDFKHNLEEKEKIISQAEALAEIGDVNKAFRELQLLHKIWKEDLGPVDREHRDEIWNRFSAATRVIHQKRQEYFKNQDAIHEANLVVKEEIIKKIDAVTKQPANSHSGWQKQIKEVEALREDFFNAGRVPYKVNEQTWAAFKETVRKFNRNKNSFYKNLKKDQQQNLDKKMELVKLAQSLKDSEDWEETTPIMKKIQADWKKIGHVPRKYSDKIWNEFKAACNFYFDRLHAKKNEHFKDEMEAFEQKKAFLDELKTYELSGDKEKDLEQIKGFIADWKAIGRIPHSKKSIEGKFNKILDALFKKLDLDKQKAELIKYGNKLDQLANADNNTLINNERIFIRRKIDEVKSEIRQLENNLQFINADESNPIVKEVLKNIEKHREDLNLWKAKLKKIKNIDQ; the protein is encoded by the coding sequence ATGTTAGAAGAAAAAAATGATAACCTGCAACCAGATGCAGACGGAAATGAGCAAAGTAATATAGAAACTCCTCAAGAATCTTCAGAAAAGATTCCTGCGGTAGAGGTTGAAAATGAAGTAGAGGAAGAGCAGGAGGAGGATCCTCAAAACGAGATCGACGAGTCGAATGCCGAAGATGCGGAGGATGAAGGGCATAAGGATCGCCATGAGATACCTATGCTCGATTATCACGCCATGAGCATGGAGGCTTTGGTTGAAGAAATGGAGCGATTACTCAAAAAAGAAAAGGTTCAAGCTATAAAAAGGCATGTCGATCAGATAAAATCGGAATTCGACCTAAAGTTTCAGGAACTGTTAGAGCAGAAAAAAGAGGATTTTATAAATGAAGGTGGTAATGAAATCGATTTTGTTTACAGTACAACAGCAAAGAAAAAGTTTAACGAACTCTATGGGGAGTATAAAGAAAAAAGAAATCAGTATTATAAAAACCTGGAAAATCGGTTAAATGCCAATTTGGAAAACCGATTGGAAATTATAGAAGAGCTTAAAGGGCTTATTAATGTTGAAGAAAATATAAACGATACATACAAACACTTTAAGGAATTACAGGAACGCTGGCGAAATGCCGGTCCTATTCCCCGGGTAAGTTATAATGATGTGTGGCGTACCTACCACCACCACGTAGAAATATTTTACGACTTTTTAGACCTTAATAGAGATCTTCGGGATTTGGACTTTAAGCACAATCTCGAAGAGAAAGAAAAAATAATATCCCAAGCAGAAGCATTAGCCGAAATTGGCGATGTAAATAAAGCTTTTAGGGAATTACAGCTGCTACATAAAATTTGGAAAGAAGATTTAGGGCCTGTAGATCGCGAACACAGGGATGAAATTTGGAACCGTTTTAGCGCAGCCACTAGAGTGATTCACCAAAAAAGGCAGGAATATTTTAAAAATCAAGATGCCATTCATGAGGCTAATTTGGTGGTAAAGGAAGAGATTATTAAAAAAATCGATGCCGTTACCAAACAGCCTGCCAACAGCCATAGCGGTTGGCAAAAACAAATTAAGGAAGTAGAAGCGCTACGCGAAGACTTTTTTAATGCTGGAAGGGTGCCTTATAAAGTTAATGAACAAACATGGGCTGCTTTTAAGGAAACCGTTCGAAAATTCAACAGGAATAAAAACTCTTTTTATAAGAACCTTAAAAAAGACCAGCAACAGAATTTAGACAAAAAGATGGAATTGGTAAAGTTGGCGCAATCTTTAAAGGATAGTGAAGATTGGGAAGAAACGACGCCAATAATGAAAAAAATCCAAGCAGATTGGAAGAAAATCGGGCATGTACCCCGAAAGTATTCCGATAAAATTTGGAATGAATTTAAAGCAGCTTGTAATTTTTATTTCGATAGACTTCACGCCAAGAAAAATGAACATTTTAAAGATGAAATGGAAGCTTTTGAGCAGAAAAAAGCTTTTCTGGATGAATTAAAGACTTATGAGCTATCTGGAGATAAGGAAAAAGATCTCGAACAGATTAAAGGTTTCATTGCAGACTGGAAGGCCATTGGTAGAATTCCACATAGCAAGAAAAGCATCGAAGGGAAGTTTAATAAAATTCTGGATGCTTTGTTCAAGAAATTGGATTTAGATAAGCAAAAAGCAGAGCTTATAAAGTATGGGAACAAACTAGACCAGTTGGCAAATGCCGATAACAATACCCTCATTAACAACGAGCGAATCTTTATTAGAAGAAAAATCGATGAAGTAAAATCAGAAATTAGGCAATTGGAAAATAACCTTCAATTTATCAATGCCGATGAAAGCAATCCAATTGTAAAAGAGGTACTTAAAAATATCGAAAAGCATCGGGAGGATCTCAATCTATGGAAAGCCAAGCTTAAGAAAATTAAAAATATTGATCAATAG
- a CDS encoding vWA domain-containing protein, whose product MNKTKRKGFVFTNYEAPDQSPFEKLFEIFKELITHTSGDFDEAIDWLRELDKEYQLTDENYTIEDFIEDLKRKGFIQEEIDPDGDGSGDGDGDGKFSITAKTEQLIRKHALEQIFGKLKKSASGNHRTKHTGRGDEHTGDFRSYQFGDALERISMTESMRNAQVNNGLDNFTLHEDDLVVEETHHKAQMSTVLMIDISHSMILYGEDRITPAKKVAMALAELITTRYPKDTLDIIVFGNDAWPISIKDLPYLKVGPYHTNTVAGLQLAMDILRRKRNTNKQIFMITDGKPSCIRQPDGEYYMNSAGLDKFIVDKCYNMARQARKLHIPITTFMIARDPYLMQFVRHFTEANKGKAFFTGLKGLGEMIFEDYETNRKKRIR is encoded by the coding sequence ATGAATAAAACGAAAAGAAAAGGATTTGTATTTACCAATTATGAAGCTCCTGATCAATCTCCTTTTGAAAAATTGTTTGAGATATTCAAGGAGTTAATAACCCATACTTCTGGAGATTTTGATGAAGCTATTGATTGGCTGCGGGAATTGGATAAGGAATACCAGCTTACCGATGAAAATTACACCATTGAAGATTTTATTGAAGATTTAAAACGTAAGGGTTTCATCCAGGAAGAAATCGATCCCGACGGCGATGGTAGCGGCGATGGCGATGGCGATGGTAAATTTTCCATTACAGCCAAAACAGAACAGCTTATACGCAAGCATGCGCTGGAACAAATTTTTGGTAAACTGAAGAAAAGTGCCAGTGGGAATCACCGTACCAAACACACCGGAAGGGGGGACGAACACACCGGGGATTTTAGGAGTTATCAATTTGGTGACGCACTAGAGCGAATCTCCATGACTGAAAGCATGCGTAACGCCCAAGTCAATAATGGCCTGGACAATTTCACGCTTCACGAAGACGACCTTGTTGTTGAAGAAACCCACCATAAAGCTCAGATGAGCACCGTATTGATGATCGACATTAGCCATAGTATGATTTTATATGGTGAAGACAGAATAACCCCGGCCAAAAAAGTAGCCATGGCCCTCGCCGAACTCATTACCACACGATATCCAAAAGATACCTTGGATATTATAGTTTTTGGAAACGATGCTTGGCCAATTTCCATAAAAGATCTTCCTTATCTTAAAGTTGGGCCATATCATACAAATACGGTGGCAGGACTACAACTAGCCATGGATATTTTGCGTAGAAAGCGAAACACAAACAAGCAAATTTTCATGATTACTGATGGTAAACCAAGCTGTATACGGCAGCCAGATGGGGAGTATTATATGAACAGTGCAGGTTTGGATAAATTTATTGTAGATAAATGCTATAATATGGCAAGGCAAGCCCGTAAACTCCATATTCCCATAACTACGTTTATGATTGCCCGGGATCCTTACCTCATGCAATTTGTTAGGCATTTTACGGAAGCCAACAAGGGAAAAGCATTTTTTACAGGTTTAAAGGGATTAGGGGAAATGATTTTTGAAGATTACGAAACCAATAGAAAAAAAAGAATACGATAA
- a CDS encoding DUF4251 domain-containing protein, which yields MKILQIIGIFVVSLCVLSCGGTQNAVSDADLAALDKIINDKNFRIECQWAMPTVSTSMMQIAGSGLLAPGNNVQRIDLSGDGAFLEIKGDSAKADLPFYGERQMGGGYNPDGEGIKFDQEVSDMEIEYQENKKHYRITFSANDGTKSFNVTLMVFQNKKTSVSVNSSERDFITYDGTLEEIPKKE from the coding sequence ATGAAAATTCTACAAATCATCGGAATTTTTGTGGTTTCACTTTGTGTTTTGAGCTGCGGAGGAACACAAAATGCAGTAAGCGATGCAGATTTAGCAGCATTGGACAAAATAATAAACGATAAAAATTTCCGTATTGAATGCCAATGGGCAATGCCCACGGTAAGTACTAGCATGATGCAAATTGCTGGAAGTGGTCTTTTGGCACCCGGTAATAATGTACAGCGCATAGATTTGAGTGGAGATGGTGCTTTTCTAGAAATCAAAGGTGATTCTGCCAAAGCAGATCTTCCTTTTTATGGAGAACGCCAAATGGGCGGTGGCTACAATCCAGATGGCGAAGGTATAAAGTTCGATCAAGAAGTGTCGGATATGGAAATTGAATATCAAGAGAACAAAAAGCATTACAGAATAACCTTTTCTGCCAATGACGGAACGAAATCCTTCAATGTTACTTTGATGGTTTTTCAGAACAAAAAAACCTCGGTTTCAGTAAATAGTTCTGAAAGGGATTTTATAACCTACGATGGAACTCTTGAAGAGATTCCCAAAAAAGAATAA